Proteins encoded in a region of the Candidatus Moanabacter tarae genome:
- the pht4_1 gene encoding Putative 4,5-dihydroxyphthalate dehydrogenase gives MKKTRVGIIGCGGMAQSHTSRFLDILDRIEVTAVVDINKERAQSVADLLPNKPIVETNFQAIYAHIDAALVVVPHHLHHSVSIDCLRAGKHVLVEKPMALNETECLELIKESKNQNRILMVAYCMRFHPLIIRMKELIDTKTYGELFQLSIWTEQLTLAPKGHWRSSAATLGGGQFFSHGCHYVDLMLWIAGQPIRGSHYGTRRGTPWMEREGTSNLTIEFENGVLGYHFGTWGARGTRLKYSFHAHCENGMLEIALRDGQLIAHTRAEEHNSGKLIVSQQEKVLLESENTKPTEIELAHFIDCIETGAKPLTDPVSSLEGLKVIWKLYEAEARNEIANLKGLGLGTTTD, from the coding sequence ATGAAAAAGACTAGGGTAGGAATAATCGGATGTGGAGGAATGGCTCAATCCCACACATCAAGATTCCTGGATATACTAGATCGCATTGAAGTAACAGCGGTCGTTGATATCAATAAAGAGAGGGCACAGTCTGTTGCTGATCTCCTGCCCAATAAACCTATTGTAGAAACAAATTTCCAGGCGATCTATGCTCATATTGATGCTGCCCTCGTCGTCGTACCTCACCATCTTCACCATTCCGTTTCGATCGACTGCCTTCGAGCGGGGAAGCATGTTCTTGTGGAGAAGCCGATGGCACTGAACGAGACAGAATGTTTGGAATTGATTAAAGAATCAAAAAATCAAAACCGCATTCTCATGGTCGCCTACTGCATGCGATTCCATCCCTTGATCATTCGGATGAAAGAACTGATTGACACAAAGACCTACGGCGAGCTCTTTCAGCTCTCGATTTGGACGGAGCAGCTAACGCTAGCACCTAAGGGCCACTGGAGAAGCAGCGCAGCAACTTTAGGCGGCGGTCAATTCTTCAGTCACGGCTGTCATTACGTCGACCTAATGTTGTGGATAGCCGGACAGCCGATACGTGGTAGTCACTATGGGACCAGACGAGGCACCCCTTGGATGGAGAGAGAAGGAACTAGCAATCTTACCATTGAGTTCGAGAACGGCGTTCTCGGATACCATTTTGGAACTTGGGGTGCCCGTGGCACCCGTCTTAAGTATTCATTCCACGCCCACTGTGAAAATGGTATGCTCGAAATCGCCCTCCGAGATGGTCAGCTAATCGCACATACAAGAGCTGAAGAACATAACTCCGGCAAACTGATCGTCAGTCAGCAAGAAAAGGTTTTGCTTGAGTCCGAGAACACTAAACCGACAGAAATCGAGTTGGCACATTTTATCGACTGCATCGAAACGGGGGCAAAACCGCTGACAGATCCAGTCAGCAGCCTAGAAGGACTGAAAGTAATTTGGAAACTATATGAGGCAGAAGCGAGAAACGAGATTGCTAATCTGAAAGGGCTAGGACTAGGGACCACAACAGACTGA